One Moorella sp. E308F genomic region harbors:
- the rny gene encoding ribonuclease Y, translating into MGAAGGYAIRKYLTEARIASAEKAAATIIEEAKKEAEAKKREAVLEAKEEAHRIRNEIERESRERRNELQRFERRLMQKEEALDRKTEALERKEASLHRQEEAAQKLKEELEELRRRQISELERISGLTTEEARAILLQNVEKEVRHEAAMLIKQIETEAKEEAEKRAREIITHAIQHCAADYVAEATVSVVNLPNDEMKGRIIGREGRNIRALETLTGVDLIIDDTPEAVILSSFDPIRREVARIALEKLIIDGRIHPARIEEMVEKARRELEQKIREEGERATFEAGIHNLHPELVRLLGKLKYRTSYGQNVLKHSLEVAFLAGAMAAELGVDVQLAKRAGLLHDIGKAVDFEVEGPHVALGVELAKKYRESPEVIHAIEAHHGDVEPRSIEAGLVQAADAISAARPGARRETLEAYIKRLEKLEEIADSFAGVEKSYAIQAGREVRILVKPDKIDDAMAMHLAREIVKKIEKEMEYPGQIKVVVIRETRAVDYAK; encoded by the coding sequence GTGGGTGCAGCCGGCGGTTATGCTATCCGCAAGTACCTGACCGAGGCCAGAATTGCTTCGGCCGAGAAGGCTGCAGCTACCATTATCGAAGAAGCCAAAAAAGAAGCTGAGGCTAAAAAGAGAGAAGCGGTCCTGGAAGCCAAGGAAGAAGCCCACCGTATCCGTAATGAAATAGAGCGGGAAAGCCGGGAACGGCGCAATGAGCTCCAGCGTTTCGAACGGCGGCTGATGCAGAAGGAAGAGGCACTGGACCGCAAGACTGAAGCCCTCGAGCGCAAAGAAGCCAGCCTCCATCGCCAGGAAGAAGCTGCCCAGAAGCTGAAGGAAGAGCTGGAAGAACTGCGCCGCCGGCAGATCAGCGAGCTGGAACGCATTTCCGGCTTAACGACTGAAGAAGCCAGGGCCATCCTACTGCAGAATGTGGAAAAAGAAGTAAGGCATGAAGCAGCCATGCTGATTAAACAAATTGAAACGGAGGCCAAAGAAGAAGCAGAAAAAAGGGCGCGGGAGATTATTACTCACGCTATCCAGCACTGTGCTGCTGATTATGTGGCCGAGGCGACGGTTTCGGTGGTGAACCTGCCCAATGATGAAATGAAGGGGCGCATTATCGGTCGCGAGGGCCGCAACATTCGCGCCCTGGAAACCCTGACGGGTGTCGATCTCATCATTGATGACACACCGGAAGCCGTTATTCTCTCCAGTTTCGATCCTATTCGCCGGGAAGTGGCCCGGATTGCCCTGGAAAAGTTAATTATCGATGGGCGTATCCACCCGGCCCGGATCGAAGAAATGGTTGAAAAGGCCCGGCGGGAGCTCGAGCAAAAGATCCGGGAAGAAGGCGAGCGGGCTACCTTCGAAGCTGGTATTCATAACCTGCATCCAGAGCTGGTGCGCCTCCTGGGTAAACTTAAATACCGCACCAGCTACGGCCAGAACGTCCTAAAACACTCCCTGGAAGTAGCTTTCCTGGCCGGGGCTATGGCTGCCGAGCTGGGGGTTGATGTCCAGCTGGCTAAGCGGGCCGGTTTGCTCCATGATATTGGTAAAGCCGTTGATTTTGAAGTCGAGGGCCCCCATGTCGCCCTGGGGGTTGAGCTGGCTAAAAAATACCGGGAATCCCCGGAGGTAATCCATGCCATTGAAGCCCATCATGGTGACGTGGAACCGCGTAGCATCGAAGCCGGCCTGGTCCAGGCGGCCGATGCCATTTCGGCAGCCCGGCCGGGAGCCCGGCGGGAAACCCTGGAGGCCTATATTAAACGCCTGGAAAAACTGGAGGAGATCGCTGATTCCTTTGCCGGCGTGGAAAAATCTTATGCTATCCAGGCCGGACGGGAGGTAAGGATTTTAGTTAAACCTGACAAGATTGATGATGCCATGGCCATGCACCTTGCTAGGGAAATCGTGAAAAAGATCGAAAAGGAAATGGAATACCCGGGCCAGATTAAAGTGGTAGTTATTCGCGAAACCCGCGCTGTCGATTATGCTAAATAA
- the cbiE gene encoding precorrin-6y C5,15-methyltransferase (decarboxylating) subunit CbiE, which yields MGADGRWLTVIGVGPGSPEYITPAARRAAAAAEVLIGGPRALNLFQDLEREKRVITGDLEGLRSCLLQIRGRPTAILVSGDPGFYSLLAWLKRQFPGEKINVIPGISSVQLAFARLGQGWEDAVFLSCHGRSLEVLEPYLPRLAAGQARLAILTGGANTPAVIGKYLSDHGLAGIKLWVGIDLGSNQEQTAWLTAAELARQHLTRPGVVIAGYEPDSLAL from the coding sequence ATGGGAGCTGATGGCCGGTGGCTGACCGTCATCGGGGTTGGACCAGGCAGCCCGGAATACATAACGCCGGCGGCCCGGCGGGCAGCGGCGGCGGCCGAAGTCCTTATCGGCGGCCCCCGGGCTTTGAACCTTTTTCAAGATTTAGAACGCGAGAAAAGGGTTATCACGGGCGACCTGGAGGGGTTACGCTCCTGCCTGTTGCAGATACGCGGCCGCCCTACGGCTATCCTGGTATCCGGGGATCCCGGCTTTTACAGCCTCCTCGCGTGGCTCAAGCGCCAGTTTCCCGGCGAAAAAATCAACGTTATCCCCGGCATCAGTTCCGTTCAGCTGGCTTTTGCCCGCCTGGGGCAGGGCTGGGAAGATGCCGTTTTCTTAAGCTGCCACGGACGCTCCCTGGAGGTTCTGGAACCGTACCTGCCCCGGCTGGCGGCCGGGCAAGCGAGGCTGGCTATACTCACCGGCGGGGCCAACACCCCGGCAGTTATAGGTAAATACCTGTCCGACCACGGCCTGGCCGGTATCAAGCTGTGGGTGGGGATCGACCTGGGCAGCAACCAGGAGCAGACGGCCTGGCTGACGGCAGCCGAACTGGCCCGGCAGCATTTGACCAGGCCCGGGGTGGTGATAGCCGGTTATGAACCGGATTCACTGGCCCTATAG
- the cbiT gene encoding precorrin-6Y C5,15-methyltransferase (decarboxylating) subunit CbiT — translation MNRIHWPYSTPGIPDHYFNRSQVPLTKEEVRVLTLAKARLGPGMTVYDIGSGTGSLAVEAARLVAPGQVLAVEVNPEACTLIRENVKRFGLDNVQVVAGRAPAALEGLPPPDRVFIGGSGGHLEEILRVCHEALRPGGIIVLNAITVETLSTALAFGYQRGYQVEALAANLARLEPAGRYHIWRALNPVYIVQLVKQLRRDE, via the coding sequence ATGAACCGGATTCACTGGCCCTATAGTACGCCCGGGATACCTGACCATTACTTTAACCGCAGCCAGGTCCCCCTGACGAAAGAGGAAGTCCGGGTCCTAACCCTGGCCAAAGCCCGTTTGGGACCGGGTATGACCGTTTACGATATTGGCTCCGGAACCGGGAGCCTGGCCGTTGAAGCGGCCAGGCTGGTGGCTCCGGGACAGGTCCTGGCCGTAGAGGTAAACCCGGAGGCCTGCACCTTGATCCGGGAGAATGTAAAACGTTTTGGCCTGGATAATGTCCAGGTGGTGGCCGGCAGGGCCCCGGCGGCCCTGGAGGGTCTGCCGCCGCCGGACCGGGTTTTCATCGGAGGCAGCGGCGGGCACCTGGAAGAGATTTTACGGGTCTGCCATGAAGCTTTGCGGCCGGGAGGAATTATCGTCCTCAATGCCATCACCGTCGAGACCTTGAGTACGGCCCTGGCCTTCGGCTATCAGCGGGGCTACCAGGTAGAGGCCCTGGCTGCCAACTTGGCCCGCCTGGAACCGGCCGGCCGCTACCACATCTGGCGGGCCCTGAATCCCGTATATATAGTGCAGCTGGTGAAGCAATTGCGCCGTGACGAATAG
- a CDS encoding TIGR00282 family metallophosphoesterase, with protein MRVLMIGDVVGRPGRKAIRELLPPLLQEYRPALVVANGENAAGGNGITPAIAGELFAAGIDILTMGNHVWDKREALALLEEDERIVRPANYPPGTPGRGYTLVKVKEDLQVGIINLSGRVFLSSLECPFRLGRRLAEEIGEITKIILVDFHAEATSEKVALGWYLDGLVSAVIGTHTHIQTADARVLPQGTAYITDVGMTGPRDSVLGVKTELVVKKFLTQLPVRFEVAGGVIQLEAVLVDIDPATGRAMAIQRLQHYGTA; from the coding sequence TTGCGGGTTCTAATGATTGGCGATGTAGTGGGACGGCCGGGCCGTAAAGCGATCCGGGAACTCCTGCCACCTCTGCTCCAGGAATACCGGCCGGCCCTCGTAGTAGCAAACGGCGAAAATGCTGCCGGTGGTAATGGTATTACGCCGGCTATTGCCGGTGAACTTTTTGCCGCCGGCATTGATATTTTAACCATGGGCAACCATGTCTGGGATAAGCGAGAAGCGCTGGCCCTCCTGGAGGAGGATGAGCGCATTGTCCGGCCGGCCAATTATCCTCCTGGTACTCCTGGCAGGGGCTATACCCTGGTAAAGGTCAAGGAAGACCTGCAGGTAGGAATTATTAATTTATCGGGGCGGGTGTTTCTATCATCCCTGGAGTGTCCTTTTCGCCTAGGACGCCGCCTGGCAGAAGAGATCGGGGAGATAACTAAGATCATTTTAGTAGACTTCCATGCTGAAGCAACTTCAGAAAAGGTTGCCCTGGGCTGGTACCTTGACGGACTGGTAAGTGCGGTCATCGGGACCCATACCCATATCCAGACGGCCGATGCCCGCGTCCTGCCCCAGGGGACGGCCTATATCACCGATGTAGGCATGACCGGCCCCAGGGATTCGGTCCTGGGGGTAAAAACAGAACTTGTCGTTAAAAAATTTCTTACCCAGCTGCCGGTGCGGTTTGAAGTCGCCGGTGGCGTTATTCAGCTGGAAGCCGTGCTGGTAGATATTGATCCCGCTACCGGCCGGGCAATGGCTATCCAGAGGTTGCAGCACTACGGCACGGCGTAA
- a CDS encoding translation initiation factor 2, giving the protein MAGNEAAGLYRRIQELESKVEQLRVSRRVLLRLIEKSEAEKWEMVNRLRQEKEKLQLRNRRYARAIWEKNKELAMITNKLQGISLPRA; this is encoded by the coding sequence TTGGCTGGCAATGAGGCAGCTGGCCTTTACCGGCGTATCCAGGAGCTGGAAAGTAAGGTAGAACAATTACGGGTCAGCCGGCGTGTCTTGCTACGCCTGATAGAAAAAAGTGAAGCCGAAAAGTGGGAGATGGTAAATCGCCTGCGCCAGGAAAAGGAAAAGCTCCAGCTCCGCAACCGGCGCTATGCCCGGGCTATCTGGGAAAAGAATAAAGAGCTGGCTATGATCACAAATAAGTTGCAGGGCATATCGTTACCCAGGGCTTGA
- the thpR gene encoding RNA 2',3'-cyclic phosphodiesterase has translation MRLFVAINFSPDLKDVLAGLLEELRQLPVTVKWVPPENIHLTLKFLGEVAPARVEEIGAALRRAAVGVNPWHLEVKGTGVFPNWRNPRVVWVGVDSEEPLYALQQQVTREYLALGFPAASFTPHLTLGRLRPGTASGPLQDRLKSLAGVSWGRERVAAVSLMESSLTPRGAVYRPVLTVPLPAPDGGPLPGSEGPLGD, from the coding sequence ATGCGGCTGTTTGTGGCCATAAATTTCTCTCCCGACCTGAAAGATGTCCTGGCAGGATTACTGGAAGAATTACGCCAGTTACCGGTAACGGTTAAATGGGTGCCCCCGGAGAATATCCATTTAACCCTCAAGTTTTTAGGTGAAGTGGCCCCGGCTAGAGTCGAGGAAATAGGAGCAGCCTTGCGGCGTGCCGCTGTGGGGGTTAACCCCTGGCACCTGGAGGTAAAAGGCACCGGGGTTTTTCCTAATTGGCGCAACCCCCGGGTTGTCTGGGTGGGGGTGGACTCCGAAGAGCCATTGTATGCCCTGCAACAACAGGTAACCAGGGAATACCTGGCTCTTGGTTTCCCGGCCGCTTCCTTTACCCCCCATTTAACCCTGGGCCGTCTGCGGCCGGGGACGGCCTCCGGACCGCTGCAGGACAGGCTCAAGAGTCTGGCCGGTGTGTCCTGGGGGCGGGAAAGGGTGGCGGCGGTAAGCCTCATGGAGAGCAGTCTGACCCCCCGCGGGGCTGTTTATAGGCCGGTGCTAACAGTTCCTTTGCCGGCCCCTGACGGCGGCCCGCTGCCGGGTTCGGAGGGGCCCCTCGGGGACTGA
- the cobI gene encoding precorrin-2 C(20)-methyltransferase, whose translation MSGTLYGLGVGPGDPDLLTLKAKAILEQVPVLAVPVSQRGEESLALQVVRPFLRPEQKILNLFMPMTHDLAYLERSWDAAAAELLKNLSAGQDIAFLTLGDASLYSTYSYLMQRLQKLNPDLKIVTVPGITSFAAAAASLNVPLAVGDEPLAIIPALKDPANLKEYLSLFPNLVLMKVARHYDAIVTVLEEAGVAGQSFLASRCGQAGESFSRDLVAEKGKKQDYLSLIIVKGTP comes from the coding sequence GTGAGTGGAACCCTCTATGGCCTGGGGGTTGGACCGGGAGACCCGGACCTGTTAACCCTGAAGGCTAAAGCCATTTTAGAACAGGTACCGGTCCTGGCGGTACCGGTTTCCCAGCGTGGCGAGGAAAGCCTGGCCCTGCAGGTGGTCCGGCCTTTTCTCCGGCCTGAGCAGAAGATACTAAATCTTTTCATGCCTATGACCCATGACCTGGCTTACCTGGAACGTTCCTGGGATGCAGCGGCGGCAGAACTTTTGAAAAACCTTTCAGCAGGCCAGGATATCGCCTTCCTGACTCTGGGGGATGCTTCCCTTTACAGCACCTATAGCTACTTAATGCAACGCTTGCAAAAACTCAACCCGGATTTAAAGATTGTTACCGTTCCCGGGATCACTTCCTTTGCTGCGGCTGCTGCCAGTTTGAATGTTCCCCTGGCGGTAGGGGACGAACCTCTGGCCATCATCCCGGCCCTCAAGGACCCGGCTAACTTAAAGGAATACCTCTCCCTTTTTCCCAATCTCGTCTTAATGAAAGTCGCCCGCCATTATGACGCCATCGTTACCGTGCTGGAAGAGGCGGGCGTGGCCGGGCAGTCGTTCCTGGCCAGCCGCTGCGGCCAGGCCGGGGAGAGCTTCAGCCGGGACCTGGTAGCCGAAAAGGGTAAGAAACAGGATTATTTGTCATTAATTATAGTCAAAGGCACCCCATGA
- a CDS encoding PHP domain-containing protein yields the protein MQLADLHTHTTSSDGLLSPPELIRLAKAKGLTTLGVTDHDTVAGLAEALAAGSSYGVTVIPGVELSTEWEDKEIHILGYYLDWQKENLLAFLETMRQARYRRTARMVARLQELGYDISMGEVEQELRGEAVGRPHIAAVLVRKGYAPSVEAAFKTLLARGRPAYVPREKVEPGRAVEVILKAGGVPVLAHPGLSPADALLPALVDGGLQGIEAYYPLHDAAATRRYLEFASRYDLVVTGGSDFHGMVDNSHADLGTCRVGTAELEQLQRRAEKIKAQATKV from the coding sequence ATGCAGCTAGCTGATTTACATACCCATACTACGAGTTCCGACGGTCTGCTTTCACCCCCAGAACTAATCAGGCTGGCAAAGGCCAAAGGTTTAACGACCCTTGGTGTCACCGATCATGATACGGTAGCCGGCCTGGCAGAAGCCCTGGCTGCCGGCAGCAGTTACGGCGTGACGGTCATTCCTGGGGTCGAGCTGAGCACCGAGTGGGAAGATAAAGAAATTCATATTCTGGGTTATTACCTTGATTGGCAAAAGGAAAATTTGCTGGCCTTCCTGGAAACTATGCGCCAGGCGCGTTACCGGCGCACGGCCCGGATGGTCGCCAGATTACAAGAGCTGGGTTATGATATCAGCATGGGCGAGGTCGAGCAGGAACTCAGGGGCGAGGCCGTGGGCCGTCCCCATATCGCAGCCGTTCTGGTCCGTAAGGGATATGCCCCCTCTGTGGAGGCGGCCTTCAAAACCCTGCTGGCACGGGGCCGGCCTGCTTATGTCCCGCGGGAAAAAGTTGAACCTGGCCGGGCGGTGGAGGTAATATTAAAGGCTGGCGGAGTGCCGGTCCTGGCCCACCCGGGCTTAAGCCCGGCTGATGCCCTTCTTCCGGCCCTTGTTGATGGCGGCTTACAGGGTATCGAAGCCTATTATCCTCTCCACGATGCCGCTGCCACCAGGCGTTACCTGGAATTTGCCTCCCGGTATGACCTGGTGGTAACCGGCGGGTCAGATTTCCACGGCATGGTTGACAACAGCCATGCCGACCTGGGGACCTGCCGGGTGGGCACAGCGGAACTGGAGCAATTACAGAGGCGAGCGGAAAAGATTAAAGCTCAAGCGACTAAGGTTTGA
- the cobM gene encoding precorrin-4 C(11)-methyltransferase, which produces MKVYFVGAGPGDPELITVKGRRLLEEAGVIIYAGSLVNPEILKYAPPGAKLYNSASLTLEEVLAIMQEAVARGEKVVRLHTGDPSLYGAIQEQMDALEGLGIPYEIVPGVSSFAAAAAAVRREFTLPGISQTVILTRRAGRTPVPAGESLPDLSRHRASLCLFLSSQDLAAAAAELARGYGENTPAAVVYKASWPEEKIIHGTLGDIAARSREAGIDRTALLLVGDFLAGSYQRSLLYNPAFSHGYREAKTPHD; this is translated from the coding sequence ATGAAGGTTTATTTTGTCGGGGCCGGGCCGGGAGACCCGGAGCTGATTACCGTCAAGGGGCGCCGCCTTTTAGAGGAAGCCGGGGTCATTATCTATGCCGGCTCCCTGGTGAACCCGGAAATTTTAAAGTATGCGCCGCCGGGAGCCAAGCTGTATAACAGCGCTTCCCTCACCCTGGAAGAAGTCCTGGCCATCATGCAGGAGGCGGTAGCCAGGGGCGAAAAGGTGGTCCGCCTGCATACGGGCGATCCTTCCCTGTACGGGGCCATCCAGGAGCAGATGGACGCCCTGGAGGGTCTGGGTATACCTTATGAGATCGTGCCCGGCGTCAGCTCCTTTGCAGCGGCGGCAGCAGCCGTCAGGAGGGAATTTACCCTGCCGGGAATAAGCCAGACGGTGATCCTCACCCGGCGGGCCGGCCGCACCCCGGTGCCCGCCGGGGAAAGTCTGCCCGATTTAAGCCGCCACCGCGCCAGCCTGTGCCTTTTCCTCAGCAGCCAGGACCTGGCGGCGGCAGCGGCCGAGCTGGCCCGTGGATATGGGGAAAATACCCCGGCGGCAGTAGTCTACAAGGCCTCCTGGCCGGAAGAAAAGATTATCCATGGTACGCTGGGGGATATTGCCGCTAGAAGCAGGGAGGCGGGCATTGACCGGACGGCCCTGCTCCTGGTCGGCGATTTCCTGGCCGGCAGCTACCAGCGCTCCTTACTGTACAACCCGGCCTTCAGCCACGGCTACCGCGAGGCTAAGACACCCCATGACTGA
- the cbiD gene encoding cobalt-precorrin-5B (C(1))-methyltransferase CbiD, protein MQRELRRGYTTGTCAAAAARAAAIALWQKQLVREVTLTLPRGEKVTLPVTVHQGPGWAEAVVVKDAGDDPDVTHGAAIHVRARQSGRGLTLRGGPGVGTVTRPGLAIPPGEPAINPVPRQMIAAAVADVTPPGQGLELEISIPGGEELARRTLNPRLGIEGGLSILGTTGFVEPMSEEAYRTSLIPQIDVALAAGWETLILTPGRLGQRQAEERYHLPAAAIVLTSNFIGYMLEACAGRGVKRVLLWGHGGKLIKVVGGIFYTHSRLADARQEILAAWAAARGASPEAVRQLLEVTTVEAAQEIIHSHGLGREFWDTLAARASRRAEDFVRGELTVGTVLLNLQGEIMGRDAVARQILEAWGHGS, encoded by the coding sequence TTGCAGAGGGAGTTACGGCGGGGTTATACCACAGGTACCTGTGCGGCTGCTGCGGCGAGGGCGGCGGCCATAGCTTTATGGCAGAAACAACTGGTGCGGGAGGTTACCCTTACCCTGCCGCGGGGGGAAAAGGTAACCCTGCCGGTTACCGTGCACCAGGGTCCGGGCTGGGCCGAGGCCGTGGTGGTCAAAGACGCCGGCGATGACCCTGACGTTACCCACGGGGCTGCCATCCACGTCCGCGCCCGGCAATCCGGCCGGGGGTTGACTTTGCGCGGCGGACCCGGCGTCGGGACAGTAACCCGTCCCGGCCTGGCTATACCGCCGGGGGAACCGGCCATTAATCCCGTTCCCCGGCAAATGATCGCCGCGGCAGTTGCCGATGTAACCCCGCCCGGCCAGGGCCTGGAGCTGGAAATCAGCATCCCCGGGGGGGAAGAGCTGGCCCGGCGGACCCTCAACCCCCGCCTGGGGATTGAGGGCGGCCTTTCGATCCTGGGCACTACCGGTTTTGTCGAACCCATGTCCGAAGAGGCCTACCGTACTTCCCTGATACCGCAAATAGACGTCGCCCTGGCTGCCGGCTGGGAGACCCTCATCCTGACCCCCGGCCGCCTGGGGCAGCGCCAGGCCGAAGAACGCTATCACCTGCCGGCTGCGGCCATTGTTCTGACCAGCAACTTTATCGGCTACATGTTGGAGGCCTGCGCCGGGCGGGGGGTGAAGCGGGTGCTCCTGTGGGGGCACGGCGGCAAGCTCATCAAGGTGGTGGGAGGCATCTTTTATACCCACAGCCGCCTGGCCGACGCCCGCCAGGAAATCCTGGCCGCCTGGGCCGCGGCGCGGGGGGCATCCCCGGAAGCCGTGCGGCAGCTTTTAGAGGTAACTACAGTGGAAGCTGCCCAGGAAATTATCCATAGCCACGGTCTGGGGCGAGAGTTCTGGGACACCCTGGCGGCCCGGGCCAGCCGGCGGGCCGAGGACTTTGTCCGTGGTGAGCTCACCGTAGGTACGGTTTTGCTCAACCTGCAGGGAGAAATTATGGGCCGGGATGCGGTGGCCCGGCAGATACTGGAGGCGTGGGGCCATGGGAGCTGA
- the cobU gene encoding bifunctional adenosylcobinamide kinase/adenosylcobinamide-phosphate guanylyltransferase, with protein sequence MGYGSLIMVTGGARSGKSRLAEELAAAGGEKVVYLATATVDDAEMAARVDMHRRRRPAAWLTVEAPLAVTEAVAREGRRAGTILLDSLGMWLSNLLSQEAAGAGDSWEKSTAAVEAIMVKVRELAAVARQVPARVIIVTEEAGMGLIPPYPLGRVFRDLLGLANQEIARRADQVYLVVAGLPLVLKDNKANEERLLGGTSPKIQ encoded by the coding sequence ATGGGGTACGGGTCGTTAATCATGGTAACCGGGGGGGCCAGGAGTGGCAAAAGCCGCCTGGCTGAAGAACTGGCTGCTGCCGGAGGCGAAAAAGTAGTCTACCTGGCCACGGCGACCGTGGACGATGCCGAAATGGCGGCCCGGGTGGACATGCACCGGCGCCGACGACCGGCTGCATGGCTGACGGTGGAAGCTCCCCTGGCCGTCACGGAAGCCGTGGCCCGGGAAGGGCGGCGTGCCGGTACCATCCTCCTGGACAGCCTGGGCATGTGGCTCAGCAACCTTTTGAGCCAGGAGGCGGCTGGAGCAGGAGACAGCTGGGAAAAAAGTACGGCGGCTGTAGAAGCCATCATGGTCAAAGTGAGGGAACTGGCGGCCGTAGCCCGGCAGGTACCGGCGCGGGTAATTATTGTTACTGAAGAAGCGGGAATGGGGCTCATTCCTCCCTATCCCCTGGGCCGGGTTTTCCGGGACCTGCTGGGCCTGGCCAACCAGGAGATTGCTCGCCGGGCCGACCAGGTCTACCTGGTGGTGGCCGGCCTGCCCCTGGTTTTAAAGGATAATAAGGCTAATGAAGAAAGGTTGTTGGGAGGAACTTCTCCGAAAATACAATAA
- a CDS encoding regulatory protein RecX: MRKTDNTPTGAAWGCALKILARRQQSEQEIRWKLQARGFSGEVVAATINRLKDAGLLDDARFARDWAAYRLATHPVGRRRLRRELQEHGVAPSLAEEIISDLLSPEAELAAARELAGKYHRRPEESADHYFQRLARFLWQRGFNGYIVRQVLKELAGHIYIDSDDINL; this comes from the coding sequence GTGCGCAAAACGGATAATACCCCGACGGGAGCTGCCTGGGGGTGTGCCCTGAAAATATTAGCCCGGCGCCAGCAGAGTGAACAGGAGATACGCTGGAAATTGCAGGCCAGGGGTTTTTCCGGGGAAGTAGTGGCGGCAACCATAAACCGGTTAAAGGATGCCGGATTGCTTGATGACGCCCGTTTTGCCCGCGATTGGGCTGCTTATCGGCTGGCTACCCATCCGGTAGGCCGGAGGCGCCTCCGGCGCGAGCTGCAGGAGCACGGCGTGGCCCCTTCCCTAGCAGAAGAGATAATCAGCGACCTGCTTTCTCCGGAAGCAGAGTTGGCCGCCGCCCGGGAACTGGCGGGGAAATATCACCGGCGCCCGGAAGAGAGCGCTGATCATTATTTTCAGCGCCTAGCCCGTTTCCTCTGGCAGCGAGGTTTTAACGGGTACATAGTTCGCCAGGTACTGAAAGAACTGGCAGGACATATTTATATTGACAGTGATGATATAAACCTATAA
- the recA gene encoding recombinase RecA yields MVLSDKQRALENALLQIERHFGKGSIMKLGESGARLNVEAISTGALPLDLALGVGGLPRGRVVEIFGPESSGKTTVALHVIAEAQRGGGTAAFIDAEHALDPVYARNLGVDIDNLLVSQPDTGEQALEIAEALVRSGAIDVIVIDSVAALVPKAELDGEMGDAHVGLQARLMSQALRKLAGVIAKSRTVAIFINQLREKVGVLFGSPETTPGGRALKFYASVRLDVRKVEQVKQGTEIIGSRTRVKVVKNKVAPPFRQAEFDIIYGRGIDREGCLLDMGTELDIVKKSGAWYSLGEDRLGQGREAAKEFLRDHPELAASIENQIRVKVGLIKTATPLEDEGAQNG; encoded by the coding sequence GTGGTTTTATCGGACAAACAGCGGGCCCTGGAAAATGCCCTGCTCCAGATCGAGAGGCATTTTGGCAAAGGTTCCATAATGAAGCTGGGGGAATCCGGCGCCAGGCTCAACGTAGAAGCCATTTCCACCGGCGCCCTGCCCCTGGATCTGGCCCTGGGGGTAGGCGGGTTGCCCCGGGGCCGGGTGGTGGAGATTTTTGGCCCGGAATCCTCCGGTAAGACGACGGTGGCCCTGCACGTCATAGCCGAGGCCCAGCGGGGCGGCGGCACGGCAGCCTTTATCGACGCCGAGCACGCCCTCGACCCGGTGTATGCCAGGAACCTCGGCGTCGACATTGATAACCTTTTAGTATCCCAGCCCGACACCGGGGAGCAGGCCCTGGAAATCGCTGAGGCCCTGGTTCGCAGCGGCGCCATCGATGTTATTGTCATCGATTCCGTAGCTGCCCTGGTACCCAAAGCTGAACTGGACGGTGAAATGGGCGACGCCCATGTGGGCCTGCAGGCCAGGCTCATGTCCCAGGCTTTACGCAAGCTGGCCGGTGTTATTGCCAAATCGCGCACGGTTGCCATTTTTATTAACCAGCTGCGGGAAAAGGTAGGGGTCCTCTTTGGCAGTCCAGAGACGACACCCGGGGGACGGGCGCTAAAATTTTATGCTTCAGTGCGCCTGGATGTGCGCAAAGTAGAGCAGGTCAAGCAGGGAACCGAGATTATTGGCAGCCGTACCCGGGTAAAGGTTGTTAAAAATAAAGTAGCGCCGCCTTTCCGCCAGGCCGAATTTGATATTATTTACGGCCGGGGTATTGACCGCGAGGGCTGCCTTCTTGACATGGGTACGGAATTAGATATAGTAAAGAAGAGTGGGGCCTGGTATTCCCTGGGGGAGGACCGCCTTGGCCAGGGCCGGGAAGCAGCCAAAGAGTTCCTGCGTGATCACCCCGAATTGGCGGCCAGCATTGAAAACCAGATTCGCGTTAAAGTCGGGTTAATCAAGACGGCCACGCCTTTAGAAGACGAAGGTGCGCAAAACGGATAA